In Drosophila nasuta strain 15112-1781.00 chromosome 2R, ASM2355853v1, whole genome shotgun sequence, a single genomic region encodes these proteins:
- the LOC132786671 gene encoding 3-ketodihydrosphingosine reductase, translating into MFTTMQWEVFLWLAIAIVIHVFIFIFVMGKKAKSIVGRHVVVTGGSRGIGLSLAVECAMKGASVTVIARDQKLLEGAVALMEVIRQRPEQKFQYRSLDIGGDYDEVARVLGELEESIGDIYALINCAGMAICGVFEEVAVADVHKLMNVNFFGSYNCTRYVLPKMKKAGDGIIVLTSSQAAMFGIYGYGPYSASKFALRAMAETIAMESRTHGVSVTLALPCDTNTPGFEEEEKSKPRATKIISGGGGLLEPEVMARAILKDALKGNFISTVGVESWLLTMVGGGLLPWNGFFTNLLHSFVIGPVRLFSYGLHKYFNGIINKCVREDRAAQQSAKVDQST; encoded by the exons ATGTTTACAACTATGCAGTGGGAAGTGTTTTTGTGGTTGGCCATTGCTATTGTTATTCacgttttcatatttatattcgtAATGGGcaagaaagcaaaaagcatTGTCGGCCGCCATGTCGTCGTCACCGGTGGCTCCCGGGGAATTGGACTTTCCTTGGCCGTCGAGTGTGCGATGAAAGGCGCCAGTGTTACAGTAATCGCAAGAGACCAAAAATTGTTGG AGGGAGCCGTGGCACTCATGGAGGTAATACGCCAGCGACCcgaacaaaaatttcaatatcgCAGCCTGGACATTGGCGGCGACTATGATGAAGTAGCACGTGTACTTGGCGAGCTAGAAGAGAGTATTGGCGACATATATGCACTCATTAACTGCGCCGGCATGGCCATCTGTGGCGTATTCGAAGAGGTTGCAGTCGCCGATGTTCACAAACTGATGAATGTCAACTTCTTTGGCAGCTACAATTGCACACGTTATGTGCTGCCCAAGATGAAGAAAGCCGGTGATGGAATAATTGTGCTCACCTCGTCGCAGGCTGCCATGTTTGGCATTTACGGCTATGGACCCTACTCCGCCAGCAAATTTGCCCTACGCGCCATGGCCGAAACAATTGCCATGGAGTCGCGTACTCATGGGGTCTCTGTGACTTTGGCGCTGCCCTGCGATACAAATACGCCTGGATTCGAGGAGGAAGAGAAGTCAAAACCACGTGCAACGAAAATCATTTCGGGAGGCGGTGGATTGCTCGAGCCCGAGGTTATGGCACGTGCAATACTTAAGGATGCTCTG AAGGGAAACTTTATATCAACTGTGGGCGTTGAGAGCTGGCTGCTTACGATGGTAGGTGGCGGCTTATTACCGTGGAATGGCTTCTTTACCAATTTACTGCATTCGTTTGTCATTGGACCAGTGCGTCTTTTCAGCTATGGGCTCCACAAATACTTTAATGGCATCATTAATAAATGTGTCAGAGAAGATCGTGCTGCCCAACAATCCGCTAAAGTAGATCAGAGCACATAA
- the LOC132784564 gene encoding uncharacterized protein LOC132784564 isoform X1, giving the protein MSQNQSYFWQTTRHNVYLKRSAKWHMAMALMVVLTFSTICAAEFDNDGDDVANNLPAPQKELEQQQEVINAVTNANIQKSIDIEPEKKTEGNFLDAFTASISVILLTELGDKTFFIAAIMAMRHPRLIVFGGAIAALALMTVLSCVFGMAANFIPKIYTYYISTALFLIFGLKMLYDGYKMKPTDAQEELEEVQSDLRKREDELMRRATRKYEDSDTKRKNSNSDKEDASEQALIHGRSSVAPNPNNVSEMQHRQRKPKNNNHNNNNTTANSTNTKQHSCDKIGNDVDYHDSEVLLKDGGRVVEQLKMSTFHSGNSPAHSASIASSNQTEQTHCDTSSPRNNHHQNASVDPNCSTSSSAQNLGTIAKAPLAGHDSMTSLNGSIGEEGAAAKARLDRDVNAALVHDPESGRRKMHRSASYFTMRILAQAFTMTFLAEWGDRSQLTTIILAASKDVYGVIVGGILGHCICTGLAVIGGRLVASKISVRTVTIVGGIVFIGFAVYAVLMPPNDL; this is encoded by the exons ATGTCACAAAATCAATCATATTTCTGGCAAACGACCAGACACAATGTATACCTGAAGAGATCAGCCAAATGGCACATGGCCATGGCATTGATGGTAGTCCTTACATTCTCCACAATATGTGCGGCGGAGTTTGATAATGATGGCGACGATGTTGCGAATAATCTACCGGCACCACAAAAG GAAttggaacaacaacaagaagtaATAAATGCCGTTACGAATGCGAATATACAAAAGTCCATTGACATCGAGCCAGAGAAAAAGACAGAGGGGAATTTTCTCGATGCGTTCACCGCATCGATCTCTGTTATATTGTTAACAGAGCTAGGCGATAAGACTTTCTTTATTGCTGCCATAATGGCAATGCGCCACCCGCGTTTGATAGTCTTTGGCGGTGCAATTGCCGCCTTGGCCCTTATGACGGTTCTCTCATGCGTATTTGGCATGGCAGCAAACTTTATTCCTAAG ATTTACACGTATTATATATCAActgcattatttttaatatttggtCTAAAAATGTTGTACGATGGTTACAAAATGAAACCGACCGATGCCCAAGAGGAGCTCGAAGAGGTTCAAAGCGATTTGCGTAAGCGCGAGGATGAG CTAATGCGTCGAGCGACCCGCAAGTATGAGGATTCCGATACGAAACGCAAGAACAGCAACTCGGACAAGGAGGATGCCAGTGAGCAGGCCCTCATCCATGGTCGCAGCAGCGTTGCACCCAATCCCAACAATGTCTCTGAGATGCAGCATCGCCAGCGCAAGCCGAAGaataacaaccacaacaataataataccacCGCAAACTCAACTAATACTAAGCAACATAGCTGTGATAAAATCGGCAACGATGTGGATTATCACGACTCCGAAGTGCTGCTCAAAGATGGCGGACGTGTTGTGGAACAACTCAAAATGTCCACGTTCCACAGCGGCAACAGCCCCGCGCACTCGGCATCGATCGCCTCATCGAACCAAACCGAACAAACCCATTGTGATACGAGTAGCCCACGCAACAATCATCATCAGAATGCTTCCGTTGATCCCAACTGTTCCACATCCTCCTCCGCCCAAAACCTGGGCACCATAGCAAAGGCTCCTCTTGCCGGACACGATAGCATGACTAGTTTGAATGGCAGCATTGGCGAGGAGGGCGCTGCAGCTAAAGCACGG CTGGACCGCGATGTTAACGCTGCACTGGTGCATGATCCGGAGAGCGGAAGACGTAAAATGCACCGCAGTGCATCCTATTTCACCATGCGCATCTTGGCCCAGGCATTTACAATGACTTTCCTTGCCGAATGGGGCGATCGCTCCCAACTAACAACTATCATTCTAGCCGCTAGCAAG gACGTTTATGGCGTTATTGTTGGCGGCATTCTCGGCCATTGCATCTGCACTGGTCTGGCTGTGATTGGCGGTCGTCTAGTGGCTTCCAAAATCTCGGTGCGCACTGTCACCATCGTCGGTGGCATTGTATTTATTGGCTTCGCTGTCTACGCCGTGCTTATGCCTCCAAATGATCTATAA
- the LOC132784564 gene encoding transmembrane protein 165 isoform X2 yields MSQNQSYFWQTTRHNVYLKRSAKWHMAMALMVVLTFSTICAAEFDNDGDDVANNLPAPQKELEQQQEVINAVTNANIQKSIDIEPEKKTEGNFLDAFTASISVILLTELGDKTFFIAAIMAMRHPRLIVFGGAIAALALMTVLSCVFGMAANFIPKIYTYYISTALFLIFGLKMLYDGYKMKPTDAQEELEEVQSDLRKREDELDRDVNAALVHDPESGRRKMHRSASYFTMRILAQAFTMTFLAEWGDRSQLTTIILAASKDVYGVIVGGILGHCICTGLAVIGGRLVASKISVRTVTIVGGIVFIGFAVYAVLMPPNDL; encoded by the exons ATGTCACAAAATCAATCATATTTCTGGCAAACGACCAGACACAATGTATACCTGAAGAGATCAGCCAAATGGCACATGGCCATGGCATTGATGGTAGTCCTTACATTCTCCACAATATGTGCGGCGGAGTTTGATAATGATGGCGACGATGTTGCGAATAATCTACCGGCACCACAAAAG GAAttggaacaacaacaagaagtaATAAATGCCGTTACGAATGCGAATATACAAAAGTCCATTGACATCGAGCCAGAGAAAAAGACAGAGGGGAATTTTCTCGATGCGTTCACCGCATCGATCTCTGTTATATTGTTAACAGAGCTAGGCGATAAGACTTTCTTTATTGCTGCCATAATGGCAATGCGCCACCCGCGTTTGATAGTCTTTGGCGGTGCAATTGCCGCCTTGGCCCTTATGACGGTTCTCTCATGCGTATTTGGCATGGCAGCAAACTTTATTCCTAAG ATTTACACGTATTATATATCAActgcattatttttaatatttggtCTAAAAATGTTGTACGATGGTTACAAAATGAAACCGACCGATGCCCAAGAGGAGCTCGAAGAGGTTCAAAGCGATTTGCGTAAGCGCGAGGATGAG CTGGACCGCGATGTTAACGCTGCACTGGTGCATGATCCGGAGAGCGGAAGACGTAAAATGCACCGCAGTGCATCCTATTTCACCATGCGCATCTTGGCCCAGGCATTTACAATGACTTTCCTTGCCGAATGGGGCGATCGCTCCCAACTAACAACTATCATTCTAGCCGCTAGCAAG gACGTTTATGGCGTTATTGTTGGCGGCATTCTCGGCCATTGCATCTGCACTGGTCTGGCTGTGATTGGCGGTCGTCTAGTGGCTTCCAAAATCTCGGTGCGCACTGTCACCATCGTCGGTGGCATTGTATTTATTGGCTTCGCTGTCTACGCCGTGCTTATGCCTCCAAATGATCTATAA